The DNA sequence CCCAATACGAAATGGTGCGGACGAATTTAAAATGGTCAGATCACATATCAAAGGGCTAGAAAAAGCTTACATATTTCTCGTAGTTGAAGGTTGCAGCGATTCCACAACCAAGGAACGAACATTCACAgcataagataataaaaaaaggctTCAAACACTTTTCACAACTTTGACAAAGCGAAACTCACAGCAGTACAAGTGGTCTATGAGTTATGCGGCAAGTGATCCAGCAATATTTAATCCGAGCAGAAGCAAGTTCAAATGATAATTTAAGATGTTGTCAACAGCAGCCCTCAAATGAACTCAAGTGGCTCACGCCATCCCAACTTTAAAAGATGCAAAAATGCTTTCAACATTTTCTTGGGAAAGGAAGCAAAACAGTTGGGCTCAGTTGTAGACCATGTACTTGGGAGTCGCACTGAACTTCTGGTATCCCTTGATGACTTTGTTCACTGCATCAAGGAAGTCTTTCTCCGTCACAGTCTTCCTTCGTGCTCGGATGGCATACATTCCAGCTTCTGTGCAGACGCTCCTTATGTCAGCTCCTGAAAGAGATATCCATGTCAGAATGCCAATGTCCAAACATATACCTGACCTACtggaaaaataacaaatagGCAGAGCCCTGGAAAATTACATCATCACGAAGGTGACAAGTGGAAATTGAACCTCACCCAACAAATGGAAATGCAAAGTATAGATATCCCGTCAAATTAAGCAAAATCCATAAcaaatgaaaatcattttataatacgGACAATTGAATTTCAACCATAACAAGAAAAGTAATTCTGACCAGTTGAATTTGGGCAAAGCCGAGCCAACAGTTCAAATCGGATATCTCTTTCGCAGTTCATTGTTCTTGTATGGATCTTAAATATCTGTGTCCTACTCTCCAGATCAGGAAGGCCAAACTCAACCTTACGATCTAATCGTCCAGGACGTAGAAGTGCTGGATCTAGTGTGTCAGGCCTGAAAAAAAGGgacaaacaaaatccaaaacatgAGCCAGGCTACTGTTAGAAGCTTGTGAATGCATCCCAAGAGAGAACTAGTTCTATTTCAGAAGAGAACACAAAGTTCACTGCTAGCCAAAAGTGCTGCAACAATAGGCACCAACTTAACCAACCTATTTGTAGCCATTAGAACTTTGATGTTTCCACGTGCATCAAACCCATCAAGCTGATTCACAATTTCAAGCATTGTGCGCTGAACCTCATTGTCTCCCCCAACACCATCATCAAAACGTGCACCCCCTATGGCATCAACTTCATCAAAAAATACAATGCAAGCCTTTTTTGAACGTGCCATCTGCAGCAGATATAGCAGTACTCGTTAGATGACTGACGATTCGAACAATATGAGTAACAAAGAGAAGTTTGAAACTACTGAGCTTGCACAATTGGTAACCTGGAAAAGTTCCCGAACCATCCGAGCTCCCTCACCAACATATTTCTGAACAAGCTCACTCCCAATAACACGGATGAAGCAAGCATCAGTTCTATTAGCCACTGCTCTAGCTAAAAGTGTTTTGCCTGTACCTGGAGGACCATAGCAGAGGACACCCTTAGGAGGATCAATTCCAAGCTTCACAAATTTCTCAGGATGAAGCATGGGCAGCTCGACAACCTAAAGAAACCAACATCAATAATGCATAAATGCAAACAATCTAAGGTGACTAATTATGTTGCATGtaatgaatattgattttctcGACAAGAAAGAAATATATCACTGAAGAATAACATGGGCTACGCACTTCCCGCATCTTTTCAATCTGCTCCTTGCATCCACCAACATCATTATATGTCACATCGGGCTTTTCCTCCACTGTCATCATGGTCACACTCGGGTCAATTTTTGGAGGCAAAGGAATTTGGATCTGATATTTATTACGATCAACCCTACAATGACAGAATGAAAGTCAATTCATGGAGAAGACAAACATTATATTCCACAAATACAACAGAGCACATGTTCTCTTTCTTTATCCATCTCACAGGAAAAGAAAGCCAAAATTTTGGAAGTCAACGCCACAGACATCCATCTTAAATCTATATTTCTGTCCTCACatacaaattacaatataaatatgaaaaaaataaaagtaaaaaaccaTCTCTCTTTGGCAGCAAACTCCATGATACTAATGTTGTGAGAATgcaaaataaggagaaaaaatggATATTCTGAAAAGAGATTATTAAAACATGCATAACACAAATTTTGAAGCAAATTCTGTgaagttaacaaataataaaCCTACCCCACACGCATGCCTTCTTCTATGTCAGTCGGGGAAACCTTGTCACCCAGCCCAACAACAAACTGCAGTTGAGAAAGTGGAAATCAAATCAAGTCTCATTGTTAAAAGCATGCTCAGGGTAAAATGTTAACAGAGATAATCCATAAAAACTTGTGTTCTCGCATGTTTTCCaggaataaaatataagagACAGAAAGCAATTTCAGAAAGACCAcgaatcattaaaaaaaaatcaaccattctaaatcaaaaaaatatattgtacatattttgaaggaaaaaagaagaagaagaagaagaagaataagaagaagaagagagaagagatcaTCCTGATTCAAATTCAGGGTAAATTCAAgcttagaaaataaaaacttcaaagaTACGAACAACGTGAAATGATGGATTTCCTTATGGTTTTATTAAGGAAAACCTCACATTTTAAACCTAATGGATAATTTACAATGTACCATGCCAAGTAAAGGAAGAATTAAGAATAAAAGTATACCTTTGCAATTTGCTTAACATTTATAACGTACTTGGCATCTTCAGTGTTTGGATTGATGATCTTTGTGCATCTTGCCACCTGATTGACAAACCATGTCAATGCTTCCAGATTATATACGTACAAAATATCACTGCTAAAAAGAACCTGAAGTGAAAGACACCTGCAGAGGCTGCTCCTCCTGCATCATTTGCTTATCGGACACTAGATCCCACTGGCTTGGTGCAGCTAGACCAGTGTCAGACTCCTTAATGCCTATAGAATAATGCAGATCAACATTACAAATTGAAGTATTCAGATATTTTGCAACAGCTAGCCCATGCAGTAAAGACAATGAACAGAAAGAATAACATATATCAAGTTGTAACGCACATACAACATATAGAAGAATGCATAAGTAGCACATTTTGATGACTGAAAAGTGTTTAATGTTAAActaacaatttttaaaatcacCAACCAGGTAGGCTGATACTAGGAATCATCAAAAGGTACTATGATGCACGTAAGTAAACCTGAAAGCAACTCATGAGGCAGTTTTTAATATTCCACATCTTTTTCGCATATACTTATCAAATAGGATAACTTTTTGTAGTGTGCACATGCAAGATTATGCTACACaacattttaaattatcacCTTTGTATAAATTATACCAATCCCTTCACAAGTCAATTAcacaaaaggagagagagagagagagagagagagagagagagagagagagagagagaagcatacCACATAGATCATTGACCTTCTTAGCCATTtccttaatttctttctctacTTTCTTGATACCTGTAGAATAGGGACCTAAACCCTGCACAGAGCATTAAGATTGGTAAAACTATTGTCTAAAATACTGGACCGTAATGGATGAAAAAGGGAGTGCGAGTGGgtgggaaggggggggggggggggaggaggaGGATTACGTACACAATCAACCCATACATAATTAAACCGAGGTATGCACATTTTAAAAGGAAACGGAAGGAAGGAAGCCCCTGAATAGACTCAACAGTTGAacaaattaagatgagatgttcTCAAGACAGGGTTATGTTGGTCTTGGATTAAAAGGTTGCAAACTATTATCCTCAGTAAGATTGCACTTAACCAACCAGGAGGATATTAAACGCAAACAGCCCAATTCCATCACTATCAACTTTtcagatgaaagaaaaaatagcaaGTTTATTACCAGCGAATACGTGTTACTAGTGATTAAAACCAGGTAAACCGTACAGTGAGACAGAAAGCAAAATATATCGTAGAGTCCAAAAAAAACTTCAGTTCTGAAGAGCATTCTTTGTCAGCGTGAATCCATCCAAAACAATAAGTATTCTACTGAGAAATCATACATTCAAATCAAGAACTCGTATATCAATCAGACAGATAAAGAAAACGAATCAAACCCGGTCTTTAACATGGATCGATAACAGGTAGCCTAATTTTGGATTCTTTTTACCGAATAACATTCGGAACCAAACAACAATAGAAGCAACGAGGAAAGCTTCCAATTCtccaaaaaaccaaaatagaCGATCACGATCCTAAGTATAATGTCAACAGAAAAGTGACGGAGCAATATTGAGAACAGCTGGATTCAGCTGCGACAAAACTAAGAATTGTACTAcctaaattaaaagaaaaccaaGATCCAAAGTTAAACCAGAGAGCCTATGAATCAGAGGAAGTGAGAAAACGACACAACTTAGGGTTTGAGggagaaatagaaaagaaaagtcaTACATAAGTTTTAAGAAGAGCAATATCATCCTCGTCAAGTGGACGAGGGTTCTTCTCGTCCTTCAAATCGTCTTCGGGCTCTGGCGCCATACGGATCTGCCGATGCTATCTCTGTGCTTTTCTTGCGAGTGAAGAATAGTTAAAACGATAGAGCAAAATATGTTTTCTGGTCTCTACCCATGGCTACTTTATAAAGGGCGGTCCGGAGGGTGCATCCGGGTCGGTTTTGGTCTTTCCGCTTTCTATTCTATTCTATTAATAATAACATTTTGAGTCGAGTTAGCCTGACAGGTTTTGGACCTCAaaccaaacataaaattatcatctcatctcatcacattattatatctttttcaaatctccatataaaatataataaataattcaacttttttaaatctcaatacacatttttcaaatctcaaaacaataataatattaaaacttaatattttaaacttcaaaacaaaatataaaattctcatctcaccctccaaacctaccATACTCTGCGTCGAGAATATTTCACTTGGTTTGACTGTtaattgatttataatttt is a window from the Juglans regia cultivar Chandler chromosome 7, Walnut 2.0, whole genome shotgun sequence genome containing:
- the LOC109021415 gene encoding 26S proteasome regulatory subunit 7A, which encodes MAPEPEDDLKDEKNPRPLDEDDIALLKTYGLGPYSTGIKKVEKEIKEMAKKVNDLCGIKESDTGLAAPSQWDLVSDKQMMQEEQPLQVARCTKIINPNTEDAKYVINVKQIAKFVVGLGDKVSPTDIEEGMRVGVDRNKYQIQIPLPPKIDPSVTMMTVEEKPDVTYNDVGGCKEQIEKMREVVELPMLHPEKFVKLGIDPPKGVLCYGPPGTGKTLLARAVANRTDACFIRVIGSELVQKYVGEGARMVRELFQMARSKKACIVFFDEVDAIGGARFDDGVGGDNEVQRTMLEIVNQLDGFDARGNIKVLMATNRPDTLDPALLRPGRLDRKVEFGLPDLESRTQIFKIHTRTMNCERDIRFELLARLCPNSTGADIRSVCTEAGMYAIRARRKTVTEKDFLDAVNKVIKGYQKFSATPKYMVYN